The genome window TAGACTTGTCTGGCAGTATCGATTTTGATGAATTCAAAATGCTGATGGTGTCCCAGCAGGGCGATCGCCAGAGTCGTCTCAAAATGGCATTTAGTGTATTTGATGAAAACGGTAGCGGTCAAATCACCAGAGACGAGCTGCACGGCGTGATGAGCCAGTTTGGGCTGACAGAGCAAGAGCTCGATGAGATCATCAAAGAGGTAGATCATGACGGCGATGCCTCAATTGACTTTGAGGAATTCTGCAAACTGGTACCCGATGAGTCAGAGATCGCAACAGGATATCAAGACTCGCCGGTTCCGATTGTCAGTACACAGACAACCGAGATTTCAGATAGTACAGCGGCTGCGATCGCAACTACAGCAACTGCGATCGATGAGGCAGATTCTGCCACTATTGAACCTAATCTAGAAGAAGCACCCACCGATAGCAATCCAGAAATAGCGCGCCTAAAAGAACTACTCGCGCAACACCCACAAGCTGAGAGCAAGCGCGGTACCTCCCGCTTGCAGATGCAGATTGGTTTGTTTCGTCTGATCCAGGGAGCAGCCTACCGCAGCTTCCGCGAGAGTTTTTCCGCAAACCACGAGACTCACCTGCGCGTGAGAAACTTGCCCTACAGAATCGCTGATTTTGTGCAATTTGTCAGATGTGCGATCGGGCTTTATAAAGGATTGGGTGTAGTAGAGTCGGCGTGCAACCCTGTACTTGATGCAGTAGTTAAATCGATCGAAGATGAATATGCCAGACTACAAGATCGCATCAAAAACTGGAAGACTATAGAAAAAACTCCAGAAATGTTGGCAGAACAAAAAGCCATGTTGGAAGCGCGAGGTAAGTCTGCAACTGCCAAGGAAAAGTTTGCGGCGGGAGTCGAGTTTGCCATCACCATCAAGAAAAAAAGTCTCAACTTGCGTGACATCGCCGAGGGTGTGCTTGCCATCAACGAACTCAACCGATTGAGAAAAATGGAACTGAGTGAGGAAATGGCACCGCCACCAGCCAAATCTGAGGGAGATCCAAAAGAGTACCTGAAGAAGTGGAACCGCGTCATCCTCTCGGATGCCTCAGAGGAAATCGATGGTGCGATGATGCCAGTCGCCTATTGGTATGAAGACTTTATGCCGAAGCTGTTGGCTGCCTTCAGCGTCAGCACAGCAGCAGAAATCCCCTTCAACACGGTTCCTGACGAAGCAGCTTTAAACCAGTGGTACGAAGCGACTAAAACGTCAGGGGAATTTGGGCGCTATGGGGCGGATGTTGTAGAAAGCTTTCCCAAATGCGCTCCAAAACAGAAGCTAATGCTCAAACAGGCATGGCGCTTGACGCACAACTACCTGAATGGGGTACAGAAACGCCGCGAACGCTTGGAGTTTGGGCGCGAGTCTGGCGAACTTTCGCAATACGTATCGTTCATCGACGTGTATATCGATCGCAGTGAAATAAAGAATTCACAAATGCGCGTCAGTTTCCCTTACTATATTGGCCCTGCGGTGTGGCGTTTCTTCCACACTACGGCTGAAATCGTCTCTACCAAAACCCCCCAACAGCAAAAAACTTTGGTGGCAATTTTCAAGGACTTCTTCAAGCTGTTTGCCACTATGTATCCCTGCCCCTACTGCCGCCACCACCTCAACGCCTACGTCGTGCAGAATAAAGAGGTGGAAATGTACCCTGTAGAGTACCTTGTGCTTGGACGCGACCCGCGTCTGAATAACTTTGAGGTATCAATGGAGGCAAAGCTGTCCACCGTAGTAGATGGCGATTCCCTGCGCTTATTCTTCTGGAAGCTGCACAATACTGTCTCCTCATCAATTGCGCGATCGGAAGAGTGGTATCACAAGGATGAGAAAGCATTTTATACCACCCGTTATTGGCCCAGCATTGACTCTGAGCTAGCACGAGCCAAGGCCCTCAAACACATTAGCATTGCGACCGATCGGATGTACCGCCTCTACGGTATGCTCAAGCCTGCGGCACGACTGACAGGGGTGAGAGCAACTTTGCAAAAGCTGTTGGATAAGCGCGATGAGGAAGGCATCAAGGAGGCTTGCTTAGTTGCCCAAGATTACATCAAGGAGTTGGAGGAGGCGATCGTCACGGGACAATTCCTACAAGAGACTTACTACTTTGACCCCGATCTTGTCGATCGAGCTCCAGTCTTTAGTCCTGAAGAAGAGGAGTTTGCTCGCAGCGGTGTGTTCGTAGAGGTTGCTTGAATATCAGGTAAAAAGTTAAGTTTTTAAGCTTAACTTTTTACCGATTGGTAGAAAATGAGGATGGGGTATTTTTCCCTGTCTAGGATTTCCCAGTAGATTTGGAGTTCCGTGAGGGTGCGGGGCGATGCCCTCTGTGGATTTGGGGCAGTGGTGTTTTTTGATGAGTTGACAGGAAATAAAATATGTGGTGTGCTAAAGTAGTCAGACAAGTTCAAACTTTAATTAGATCAGGGTTAAATTTATGGGAGAGGCAAAACGACGTAAGAAACTTAATCCTAATTATGAGAAGCTCACTTCTCAAAATGATCCAATAGGCATAGAAGAAAACTATGAGTGTTATGGAGAACGTGCAGAATATTTCAAAAATTTAGATTTTTATCTAAATCAGGGTGGAGCTTTTGAAGAAAGTCTTCCTAGATACCATAGATATAGATCCGTTACAGAAAGTCAACTTTTTCAGTTTATTCAAAATGCCATTGATCGGGAAGAGCAAACTGCTACCTACATTCTAAATAAAGTGAAGTCATTGTCTGATCTCACTGAAATTCAGAGCGATTTATTAGGCCTAGTGGATAAGTCGATTATGTCAAAGAGATCGGGCGATCTCAATCAAGCCTTCAAATACTACGATCAAGTATTTAGTCATAATCAAACATGGTTTATGCTTTGGTACGGTCTGGCCAAGCTATTATGCCTGTTTCGAGAATACAGGATGGCTTTTGCGTGCATAAAAATTTGCACTTACTTATACCCAAAAATGTGGAATGGCCGTCAATACCATTCCGATCCTGATTTGTCATACCATTATGACCAAATATATTCTTTAGCTATAGC of Oscillatoria nigro-viridis PCC 7112 contains these proteins:
- a CDS encoding EF-hand domain-containing protein gives rise to the protein MTSVQIEKKSMTEEEVAKLWEAFQVFDADGSGGISSEELGQVMRSLGQSPNETELRDMIKEVDVDLSGSIDFDEFKMLMVSQQGDRQSRLKMAFSVFDENGSGQITRDELHGVMSQFGLTEQELDEIIKEVDHDGDASIDFEEFCKLVPDESEIATGYQDSPVPIVSTQTTEISDSTAAAIATTATAIDEADSATIEPNLEEAPTDSNPEIARLKELLAQHPQAESKRGTSRLQMQIGLFRLIQGAAYRSFRESFSANHETHLRVRNLPYRIADFVQFVRCAIGLYKGLGVVESACNPVLDAVVKSIEDEYARLQDRIKNWKTIEKTPEMLAEQKAMLEARGKSATAKEKFAAGVEFAITIKKKSLNLRDIAEGVLAINELNRLRKMELSEEMAPPPAKSEGDPKEYLKKWNRVILSDASEEIDGAMMPVAYWYEDFMPKLLAAFSVSTAAEIPFNTVPDEAALNQWYEATKTSGEFGRYGADVVESFPKCAPKQKLMLKQAWRLTHNYLNGVQKRRERLEFGRESGELSQYVSFIDVYIDRSEIKNSQMRVSFPYYIGPAVWRFFHTTAEIVSTKTPQQQKTLVAIFKDFFKLFATMYPCPYCRHHLNAYVVQNKEVEMYPVEYLVLGRDPRLNNFEVSMEAKLSTVVDGDSLRLFFWKLHNTVSSSIARSEEWYHKDEKAFYTTRYWPSIDSELARAKALKHISIATDRMYRLYGMLKPAARLTGVRATLQKLLDKRDEEGIKEACLVAQDYIKELEEAIVTGQFLQETYYFDPDLVDRAPVFSPEEEEFARSGVFVEVA